In Deinococcus puniceus, one genomic interval encodes:
- the gcvP gene encoding aminomethyl-transferring glycine dehydrogenase: protein MRRLTDLLQTDDFTRRHIGPSEGEQAVMLQELGYSSLETFISTVVPAAIVRPTEMQVGGPVTEAQAIADLKAVAAKNKVFRSYIGMGYSGTHTPPVVLRNLLENPGWYTAYTPYQAEISQGRLEMLLNFQQMVMDLTGMEVANASLLDEATAAAEAMTLAKRTAKAKGNVFYVADDVHPQTLDVIRTRAEFFGYEVQTGAANAELPEGTFAALVQTPGTYGDLHDLSPIADRVHGGGAALIVATDLLACALVTPPGEQGADIVIGNSQRFGVPMGFGGPHAAFLACRSAYQRSMPGRVIGVSKDSKGKTALRMAMQTREQHIRREKATSNICTAQALLANMAAAYAVWHGPEGIKTIAERVHLMTGILAKALADAGMNPQTSFFDTLSFEGVETEIRAQAEAKGINFRFSAGKVGVTLDETVTLADLADITSVITGQVADLAALEADAVDGIPTPLQRSTPYLTHPTFSAHHSEHGMLRYLKQLENKDYSLTHGMIPLGSCTMKLNATTEMIPVTWPEFGQIHPFAPADQTEGYAHLLAELEAWLADVTGYDAVSLQPNSGAQGEYAGLLTIRKYHAARGDSHRTVCLIPASAHGTNPASAAMMGMSVVVVKTDDIGNIDFEDLKAKAEQHSDNLGALMITYPSTHGVFEENVREVCDLIHAHGGQVYLDGANMNAQVGLTSPGFIGADVSHLNLHKTFAIPHGGGGPGMGPIGVKAHLAPYLPNHSVRATSDSQTGAVSAAPYGSASILPISYLYIRLLGAAGLKRSTEIAILNANYIAHQLRGAYPVLYTGPDHDGLGGRVAHECILDIRPLKAASGISEEDIAKRLMDYGFHAPTMSFPVPGTLMIEPTESEPKAELDRFVAAMLGIRREIQEVEDGLLSAEDSPLSHAPHTQGDLMSDDWNRAYSREVAAFPTGAQRAWKYWPAVNRVDNVYGDRNFVCSCPPISEYAELQLSE, encoded by the coding sequence ATGCGCCGACTAACCGACTTACTGCAAACCGACGATTTCACCCGCCGTCATATCGGCCCCAGCGAAGGCGAGCAGGCTGTCATGCTGCAAGAACTTGGCTACAGCAGCCTCGAAACCTTCATCAGCACGGTGGTTCCGGCGGCGATTGTGCGGCCCACCGAAATGCAGGTGGGCGGGCCAGTGACCGAAGCGCAGGCCATTGCCGACTTGAAGGCGGTGGCGGCCAAAAACAAGGTCTTCCGCAGTTATATCGGCATGGGTTACAGCGGCACGCACACGCCGCCCGTGGTGCTGCGGAACCTGCTGGAAAACCCCGGCTGGTACACCGCCTACACGCCGTATCAGGCCGAGATTTCTCAGGGGCGGCTGGAAATGCTGCTGAACTTTCAGCAGATGGTGATGGACTTGACGGGCATGGAAGTGGCGAACGCCTCGCTGCTGGACGAAGCCACCGCCGCCGCCGAAGCGATGACCCTCGCCAAGCGAACGGCTAAGGCCAAAGGCAACGTCTTCTACGTGGCCGACGACGTTCACCCGCAAACGCTGGACGTGATCCGCACGCGGGCCGAGTTCTTCGGTTACGAGGTGCAGACGGGCGCGGCCAACGCAGAACTTCCAGAAGGCACGTTTGCCGCGCTGGTGCAGACCCCCGGCACGTATGGCGACTTGCATGACCTCTCCCCCATTGCTGATCGGGTACATGGGGGCGGCGCGGCCCTGATCGTGGCAACCGATCTGCTGGCCTGTGCACTGGTCACGCCTCCGGGCGAGCAGGGAGCCGACATCGTGATCGGCAACTCTCAGCGGTTCGGCGTGCCGATGGGCTTTGGCGGCCCACACGCGGCCTTCCTTGCTTGCCGGAGCGCCTATCAGCGCAGCATGCCGGGGCGCGTCATCGGGGTTTCTAAGGACAGCAAGGGCAAAACCGCCCTCCGCATGGCAATGCAGACCCGCGAGCAGCACATCCGGCGCGAGAAGGCGACGAGCAACATCTGCACCGCTCAGGCCTTGCTGGCGAATATGGCCGCCGCTTACGCCGTGTGGCACGGGCCGGAAGGCATCAAAACCATTGCCGAGCGCGTGCATCTGATGACGGGGATACTGGCGAAGGCGTTGGCCGATGCAGGCATGAACCCTCAGACCAGCTTCTTTGACACGCTGAGTTTTGAGGGTGTTGAGACTGAAATCAGGGCACAGGCTGAAGCCAAGGGCATCAACTTCCGCTTCAGCGCGGGCAAGGTGGGCGTGACGCTGGACGAAACCGTGACGCTGGCTGATCTGGCCGACATCACCTCCGTCATCACCGGGCAGGTGGCAGACCTCGCCGCACTGGAAGCAGACGCAGTAGACGGCATCCCCACCCCTCTCCAACGCAGCACGCCTTACCTCACGCACCCAACTTTCTCCGCGCACCACTCCGAACACGGCATGTTGCGTTACCTGAAGCAACTGGAAAACAAGGATTACAGCCTGACGCACGGCATGATTCCGCTGGGAAGCTGCACCATGAAGCTGAACGCGACCACCGAGATGATTCCAGTGACGTGGCCCGAATTCGGGCAGATTCACCCGTTTGCCCCTGCCGACCAGACCGAAGGCTACGCGCACTTGCTGGCGGAACTGGAAGCGTGGCTGGCCGACGTGACCGGCTACGACGCCGTGAGTTTGCAGCCCAACAGCGGGGCGCAGGGCGAGTACGCGGGCCTGCTGACCATTCGCAAATACCATGCGGCACGGGGCGACAGCCACCGCACGGTGTGCCTGATTCCCGCCAGCGCACACGGCACCAACCCCGCTTCGGCGGCCATGATGGGCATGAGCGTGGTGGTCGTCAAAACCGACGACATCGGTAACATTGATTTTGAAGACTTGAAGGCGAAGGCCGAGCAGCACAGCGACAATCTGGGCGCGTTGATGATCACCTACCCCAGTACGCACGGTGTGTTTGAGGAAAACGTGCGTGAAGTGTGCGACCTGATCCACGCGCACGGCGGGCAGGTGTACTTGGACGGGGCGAACATGAACGCGCAGGTGGGCCTGACCAGCCCCGGTTTTATCGGTGCAGACGTGAGCCACCTGAACCTGCACAAAACCTTCGCCATTCCGCACGGGGGCGGCGGGCCGGGGATGGGGCCAATCGGCGTCAAGGCCCACCTCGCACCGTATTTGCCCAACCACAGCGTGCGGGCCACCTCGGACAGCCAGACCGGAGCCGTGAGCGCCGCGCCGTATGGCAGCGCCAGCATCCTGCCGATTTCGTACCTGTACATCCGCCTGCTGGGTGCGGCGGGCCTGAAGCGGTCTACTGAAATTGCCATCCTGAACGCCAATTACATCGCCCACCAACTGCGCGGCGCGTACCCTGTGCTGTACACCGGGCCGGATCATGACGGCCTGGGCGGGCGCGTGGCGCACGAGTGCATTCTGGATATTCGCCCGCTCAAAGCGGCCAGCGGTATTTCGGAAGAAGACATCGCCAAACGCCTGATGGATTACGGTTTTCACGCGCCCACCATGAGCTTTCCCGTACCCGGCACCCTGATGATCGAACCCACCGAGAGCGAGCCCAAGGCCGAACTCGACCGCTTCGTGGCGGCCATGCTGGGCATTCGCCGCGAGATTCAGGAAGTGGAAGACGGCCTGCTGAGCGCCGAGGACAGCCCGCTGAGCCACGCGCCGCACACGCAGGGCGACCTGATGTCGGACGACTGGAACCGCGCCTATAGCCGTGAAGTGGCCGCCTTCCCCACCGGAGCGCAGCGTGCTTGGAAGTACTGGCCCGCCGTGAACCGCGTGGACAACGTGTACGGAGACCGGAACTTCGTGTGTAGCTGCCCGCCGATCAGCGAGTACGCCGAATTGCAACTGAGCGAGTAA
- a CDS encoding cupin domain-containing protein, which yields MTPQTYKVSQSDTQHGEHGEHHLIRGQTGQMRLWHREEPDPAKPESVNDYETLGYVIEGRAELIVNGQTISLAPGDSYCVPSGASHTYRIAETLTAVEVITPGK from the coding sequence ATGACACCCCAGACGTACAAAGTCAGCCAGAGCGACACGCAGCACGGCGAACACGGCGAGCATCACCTGATTCGCGGCCAGACCGGGCAGATGCGGCTGTGGCACCGCGAAGAACCCGATCCTGCCAAGCCCGAAAGCGTGAACGACTATGAAACGCTGGGCTACGTGATTGAGGGCCGCGCCGAACTGATCGTGAATGGGCAGACGATTTCATTGGCTCCGGGGGATTCGTACTGCGTGCCGAGTGGGGCCAGCCATACCTACCGGATTGCGGAGACGTTGACGGCGGTAGAGGTGATTACTCCGGGGAAATGA
- the dnaG gene encoding DNA primase produces the protein MGTKEDVRSRLNIAEVIGEYVSLTPAGKGRMKGLCPFHKEKSPSFQVDTEQGYYYCFGCKAGGDIFSFVQQTENLSFGDSLRKLAEKAGVQVEAKYGEKSSRDLYDVNAFALSYFQEHLPGPALEYLKARGLTDATIAAFELGYAPEGWDGLVKRAKSRGITDRLLLEAGLTTENPESGRIYDRFRGRVMFPIRDHLGRLVGFGGRVLDNSKPKYLNTPDTEAFKKGELLYGLDKARSLISGTGTAGGGELIVVEGYMDVISLHQHGFTGAVASLGTALTAEHAMLLERLGAQKLTLMFDQDQAGLKATLSGLDQVLGAKFRVRATSVPSGKDPADALLAGDEAGIRQALLGGLDEVHYRVQAALDKHDVGTTAGKRSILMELLPRMQNLDPLDEGAEQMRTIACHTLGIKPEALLEWIGSKAKRRSLTDTHMAGMSAHRGEEDRELSLLRQLLVDPSLLSKLDGSTPWRNESVRKVMLAALGQGVGGANADSILEIFRGQPEEQLLIRLMFEGRDTGAISRDTNQMYEQKVNGYAAAAVDDIQVSMSIDSMRAEVDLLKRQVAEAEAAEQLNLLRQIGELQRAIEAEKRARRSTA, from the coding sequence ATGGGAACCAAAGAAGACGTCCGTTCGCGGCTAAATATCGCGGAGGTCATCGGGGAATATGTGAGCCTCACGCCTGCGGGCAAGGGGCGCATGAAGGGGCTGTGTCCGTTTCACAAGGAAAAAAGCCCGTCGTTTCAGGTAGACACCGAGCAGGGGTATTACTACTGCTTCGGCTGCAAGGCGGGCGGCGACATCTTCAGCTTCGTGCAGCAGACCGAAAACCTCAGCTTTGGCGATTCTCTGCGGAAACTGGCCGAAAAAGCGGGCGTGCAGGTCGAAGCCAAGTACGGCGAGAAGTCCAGCCGCGACCTGTACGACGTGAACGCCTTCGCTCTCAGCTATTTTCAGGAGCATTTGCCGGGGCCTGCGCTGGAGTATTTGAAGGCACGCGGCCTGACCGATGCCACCATTGCCGCCTTTGAACTCGGTTACGCGCCCGAAGGCTGGGACGGCCTAGTGAAGCGGGCCAAAAGCCGGGGCATCACAGATCGCCTGCTGCTGGAAGCGGGCCTGACCACCGAAAACCCGGAATCGGGCCGAATTTATGACCGCTTCCGGGGCCGCGTCATGTTCCCCATCCGAGACCATTTGGGACGGCTGGTGGGTTTTGGTGGGCGCGTGCTGGACAACAGCAAACCCAAATATCTGAACACACCCGACACCGAAGCCTTCAAAAAGGGCGAACTGCTGTACGGGCTGGACAAGGCCAGAAGCCTGATTTCTGGAACAGGTACGGCGGGCGGCGGGGAATTGATCGTGGTGGAAGGCTATATGGACGTGATCAGCCTGCACCAGCACGGTTTTACGGGGGCAGTCGCCAGCCTTGGCACGGCCCTGACCGCCGAACACGCCATGCTGTTGGAGCGGCTGGGGGCGCAAAAGCTGACGCTGATGTTCGACCAAGATCAGGCCGGACTCAAGGCCACACTGTCGGGGCTGGATCAGGTCTTGGGGGCCAAATTCCGGGTGCGGGCCACCAGTGTGCCCAGCGGCAAAGACCCCGCCGACGCGCTGCTGGCCGGAGACGAAGCGGGCATCCGGCAAGCGCTGTTGGGCGGCCTCGACGAAGTGCATTACCGGGTACAGGCCGCGCTGGACAAGCACGATGTAGGCACCACCGCAGGCAAACGCAGCATTCTGATGGAACTGCTGCCGCGCATGCAAAACCTTGACCCGCTGGATGAGGGCGCGGAGCAGATGCGGACGATTGCCTGCCACACGCTGGGCATCAAGCCCGAAGCCCTGCTGGAATGGATCGGCTCTAAGGCCAAGCGCCGCAGCCTGACCGATACCCACATGGCCGGAATGAGTGCCCACCGGGGCGAAGAAGACCGGGAACTGTCGCTGCTGCGGCAACTGCTGGTCGATCCCAGTTTGCTGTCTAAGTTGGACGGCAGCACCCCTTGGCGCAACGAATCAGTCCGCAAGGTGATGCTGGCCGCGCTGGGGCAGGGCGTGGGCGGCGCGAATGCCGATTCCATTTTGGAAATCTTCCGGGGTCAGCCCGAAGAGCAACTGCTGATCCGCCTGATGTTCGAGGGCCGCGACACTGGAGCCATTTCCCGCGACACCAACCAGATGTACGAACAAAAAGTGAACGGGTACGCCGCCGCTGCCGTGGACGATATTCAGGTCAGCATGAGCATCGATTCTATGCGGGCCGAAGTGGACTTGCTGAAGCGCCAAGTGGCCGAAGCCGAAGCCGCCGAACAACTGAATCTGCTGCGCCAGATCGGGGAACTCCAGCGGGCGATAGAAGCCGAGAAGCGGGCGCGGCGGAGTACGGCGTAG
- a CDS encoding glycogen synthase: MRVMHVGSEVFPFSRSGGLGDVLGALPAEQARLLTGLGNTGADDEVSVISPWYASLSGTPTELWRGRLPELGADAGDVTVGELRQDGVRYLFIGLREFHRPGLYHPDDVWRYSLFGRAVMPVLKLLNAVPDVLHGHDWQAGLALAHAHLAGIRTVFSIHNLAYQGKWNMAEASRWTGLPGWAFGADGLEFHGDLNHMKAGLIFADHVTTVSPTYALEITTPQYGEGLEGLLIRLNREGRLSGIINGLDQERWNPRTDPDIPAFGDLAGKEAARAVLRAEFGLDDAPILATVSRLADQKGIDLLIEAMGDLVPHWNIVVLGGGDPLLTAALTGWSQHPRVAFAQGLNEALAHRIYAGADAFAMPSRFEPCGLSQMISMRYGTLPVVRETGGLVDTVPQDVGFRFADATPEALAAACHEARQAFDDRADWESRVERAMSLDFSWDGPAAQYLALYRRLGEG; the protein is encoded by the coding sequence ATGCGGGTCATGCATGTGGGGTCAGAAGTCTTTCCTTTTTCGCGTTCGGGCGGGCTGGGCGATGTGCTGGGCGCACTCCCGGCAGAGCAGGCCCGACTTCTCACGGGGTTGGGCAACACGGGGGCTGACGATGAGGTGTCGGTGATTTCGCCGTGGTACGCCAGCCTCAGCGGAACGCCGACAGAGCTGTGGCGTGGGCGCTTGCCCGAGCTGGGGGCCGATGCGGGTGACGTGACGGTGGGGGAACTGCGGCAGGACGGCGTGCGCTACCTGTTCATCGGCCTGCGCGAGTTTCACCGTCCGGGCCTGTACCACCCCGACGACGTGTGGCGCTACTCGCTGTTTGGGCGGGCGGTGATGCCTGTGCTGAAGCTGCTGAACGCCGTGCCGGACGTGTTGCACGGCCACGACTGGCAGGCGGGCTTGGCGCTGGCCCACGCACACCTGGCCGGAATCCGCACCGTGTTCAGCATTCACAATCTGGCCTATCAGGGCAAATGGAACATGGCCGAAGCCTCGCGCTGGACGGGGTTGCCGGGCTGGGCGTTCGGGGCCGATGGACTAGAGTTTCACGGCGACCTGAACCATATGAAGGCCGGGCTGATTTTTGCCGACCACGTGACCACCGTGAGTCCCACCTACGCACTGGAAATCACGACGCCGCAGTACGGAGAGGGCTTGGAAGGCCTCCTCATTCGCCTGAACCGCGAAGGCCGCCTGAGCGGAATCATCAACGGGCTGGATCAGGAGCGCTGGAACCCCCGCACCGACCCGGATATTCCGGCGTTTGGCGACCTCGCGGGCAAAGAGGCGGCGCGGGCGGTGTTGCGGGCCGAATTTGGGCTGGACGACGCCCCGATTCTGGCAACGGTGAGTCGCTTGGCCGACCAGAAGGGAATTGATCTGCTGATCGAGGCGATGGGCGACCTCGTGCCGCACTGGAATATCGTGGTGCTGGGCGGCGGCGACCCGTTGCTGACGGCGGCGCTGACGGGCTGGAGCCAGCATCCGCGCGTGGCCTTCGCACAAGGGCTGAACGAGGCCTTGGCCCACCGGATTTACGCCGGGGCCGACGCTTTTGCCATGCCCAGCCGCTTCGAGCCGTGCGGCCTGTCTCAGATGATTTCTATGCGCTACGGCACGCTGCCGGTGGTGCGCGAAACGGGCGGGCTGGTAGACACCGTGCCGCAGGACGTGGGCTTCCGCTTTGCCGACGCCACGCCCGAAGCGTTGGCCGCCGCCTGCCATGAAGCCCGCCAAGCCTTCGATGACCGCGCCGATTGGGAAAGCCGCGTCGAGCGGGCCATGTCGCTGGACTTCAGTTGGGACGGCCCCGCCGCGCAGTATCTGGCGCTGTACCGCCGCTTGGGTGAAGGGTGA
- a CDS encoding RNA methyltransferase: protein MNLAVVLVSPKTPGNIGSAARAMLNMGASDLRLVAPRCNHLDAQAVAMAVHAETLLRSARVYPTLREALADRDISVGTTARQRGDLPPPRHPAQLRPLVRAAAAPALVFGPEETGLINSDLEQCQVTVRIPTGDYASLNLAQAVLLVCYEFLQGLDDVPDLERKTATREEMEAMYGHLQETMHLIGYTDAVRARHTLRLWRAMLDRALMNSAESRLFRGFLRQVHWKVGDAGRRGAEGEARQGESAGTPES, encoded by the coding sequence CTGAATCTGGCGGTGGTGCTGGTGTCGCCCAAAACGCCCGGCAACATCGGTTCGGCGGCGCGGGCGATGCTGAATATGGGGGCCAGCGACCTGCGCCTCGTGGCCCCGCGCTGCAACCATCTGGACGCTCAGGCGGTGGCGATGGCTGTGCATGCCGAGACCCTGCTGCGTTCGGCCCGTGTGTATCCCACCTTGCGCGAGGCGTTGGCAGACCGCGACATCAGTGTGGGCACCACCGCCCGGCAGCGCGGAGACCTGCCGCCGCCACGTCATCCGGCGCAGTTGCGGCCTTTGGTGCGGGCCGCCGCCGCCCCCGCGCTGGTGTTTGGCCCCGAGGAAACTGGCCTGATCAACAGCGATTTGGAACAATGCCAAGTCACGGTCAGGATTCCTACCGGCGATTACGCCAGTCTGAACTTGGCGCAGGCCGTGCTGCTGGTGTGCTACGAGTTCCTGCAAGGGCTGGACGATGTGCCCGACCTGGAGCGCAAAACCGCCACCCGTGAAGAAATGGAAGCCATGTACGGCCACCTGCAGGAGACCATGCACCTGATCGGCTACACCGACGCCGTGCGTGCCCGCCATACGCTGCGGCTGTGGCGGGCCATGTTAGACCGCGCCCTGATGAACAGCGCCGAGAGCCGATTGTTCCGGGGGTTTTTGCGGCAGGTGCATTGGAAAGTAGGCGATGCGGGACGGCGGGGAGCAGAAGGAGAGGCAAGACAAGGAGAGAGCGCAGGCACGCCGGAAAGCTGA
- a CDS encoding efflux RND transporter periplasmic adaptor subunit: MYAQVRGTLTPKTRPVEVNIPSAGRIVAGKIQLWQRVKKGQVLFTLDALARDPQDAALQLSIQQSAASQAQQEITSAQIDLDNKRRAETSARIIFNLGGLPRVDLEAAVDAVNTAEAQLQRAKSQLSSVQARLALLTRNQKVDVLSPIDGQVMQLSDLHVGQTLSAGQLALGILPEGVPLVFRGNAAEQDRPKLRAGSQVHIAWNGYPRQKYGVTKAILQGVAPTSEIDKGGSVSYQVEIKLPQQGRALALKDRPLVVGMVGEAQVLSGKRTVLQLFWDWIRGADPWS; encoded by the coding sequence GTGTACGCACAGGTACGCGGCACACTGACCCCCAAAACGCGCCCGGTAGAGGTCAATATACCAAGCGCCGGGCGGATCGTTGCAGGCAAAATTCAGCTTTGGCAACGGGTCAAGAAAGGGCAAGTGCTTTTTACGCTCGATGCCTTGGCGCGTGACCCGCAAGACGCCGCCTTGCAACTGTCCATTCAGCAAAGCGCCGCAAGTCAGGCGCAGCAAGAAATAACGTCGGCTCAGATCGATCTGGATAATAAACGCCGTGCAGAAACCAGCGCCCGAATCATCTTCAACTTGGGCGGTCTGCCCCGCGTCGATTTAGAAGCAGCGGTAGATGCTGTGAATACGGCTGAAGCTCAGTTGCAGCGAGCAAAATCACAACTCTCATCTGTACAGGCGCGGCTCGCTCTTCTGACGCGGAATCAGAAGGTTGATGTGCTTAGCCCGATTGATGGTCAAGTTATGCAACTGAGTGATCTACATGTGGGCCAAACCCTCAGTGCAGGACAACTCGCGCTTGGCATTTTGCCAGAAGGCGTTCCCTTGGTCTTCCGTGGCAACGCTGCAGAACAAGACCGCCCGAAACTCCGGGCAGGCTCACAAGTTCATATTGCTTGGAATGGCTACCCTCGGCAAAAGTATGGCGTGACCAAGGCTATTCTTCAGGGCGTAGCTCCTACCAGCGAAATAGACAAAGGCGGAAGCGTAAGCTATCAGGTAGAAATCAAGTTGCCCCAGCAGGGCCGGGCGCTGGCCCTCAAAGACCGTCCATTGGTGGTAGGAATGGTGGGGGAAGCCCAAGTGCTTTCGGGCAAAAGGACAGTGCTTCAACTCTTCTGGGATTGGATCAGAGGGGCTGATCCTTGGAGCTGA